A window of Piliocolobus tephrosceles isolate RC106 chromosome 13, ASM277652v3, whole genome shotgun sequence contains these coding sequences:
- the SLC15A3 gene encoding solute carrier family 15 member 3: MPAPRAREQPRVPGERRPLLPGGVRGPRRWRRAAGAAVLLVEMLERAAFFGITANLVLYLNSTNFNWAGEQASRAALVFLGASYLLAPVGGWLADVYLGRYRAVALSLLLYLVASGLLPATAFPDGRSSFCGEMPESPLGPACPSSDCRRASPSPYCAPVLYAGLLLLALAASSVRSNLTSFGADQVMDLGRDATRRFFNWFYWSINLGAVLSLLVVAFIQQNISFLLGYSIPVGCVGLAFFIFLFATPVFVTKPPMGSQVSSMLKLALQNCCPQLWQRHLARDHQGARLLPDQRSPQPGASPQEDIANFQVLVKILPVMVTLVPYWMVYFQMQSTYVLQGLHLHIPNIFPANPSNISMALRAQGSSYTIPEAWLLLANVVVVLILVPLKDRLIDPLLLRCKLLPSALQKMALGMFFGFTSVIVAGVLEMERLHYIHHNQTVSQQIGEVLYNAAPLSIWWQIPQYLLIGISEIFASIPGLEFAYSEAPRSMQGAIMGIFFCLSGVGSLLGSSLVALLSLPGGWLHCPEDFGNINNCRMDLYFFLLAGIQAVTALLFVWIAGRYERVSQGPASHSCFSRDRG, from the exons ATGCCCGCGCCGCGCGCCCGGGAGCAGCCCCGCGTGCCCGGGGAGCGCCGGCCGCTGCTGCCTGGCGGCGTGCGGGGCCCTCGACGGtggcggcgggcggcgggcgcgGCGGTGCTGCTAGTGGAGATGCTGGAGCGCGCCGCCTTCTTCGGCATCACTGCCAACCTCGTGCTCTACCTAAACAGCACCAACTTCAACTGGGCGGGCGAGCAGGCGTCGCGCGCCGCGCTGGTATTCCTGGGCGCCTCCTACCTGTTGGCGCCCGTGGGCGGCTGGCTGGCCGACGTGTACCTGGGCCGCTACCGCGCGGTCGCGCTCAGCCTGCTGCTCTATCTGGTCGCCTCGGGCCTGCTGCCCGCCACCGCCTTCCCCGACGGCCGCAGCTCCTTCTGCGGAGAGATGCCCGAGTCGCCGCTGGGACCCGCCTGCCCCTCGTCCGACTGCCGGCGAGCCTCGCCCAGCCCCTACTGCGCGCCCGTCCTCTACGCGGGCCTGCTGCTCCTCGCCCTGGCGGCCAGCTCGGTCCGGAGCAACCTCACCTCCTTCGGTGCCGACCAG GTGATGGATCTCGGCCGCGACGCCACCCGCCGCTTCTTCAACTGGTTTTACTGGAGCATTAACCTGGGTGCTGTGCTGTCGCTGCTGGTGGTGGCTTTTATTCAGCAGAACATCAGTTTCCTGCTGGGCTACAGCATCCCTGTGGGCTGTGTGGGCCTGGCATTTTTCATCTTCCTCTTTGCCACCCCCGTCTTCGTCACCAAGCCCCCCATGGGCAGCCAAGTGTCCTCTATGCTTAAGCTCGCTCTCCAAAACTGCTGCCCCCAGCTGTGGCAACGGCACTTGGCCAG AGACCATCAAGGTGCCCGCCTGCTGCCTGACCAGAGGTCTCCCCAGCCTGGGGCTTCCCCACAAGAGGACATCGCCAACTTCCAGGTGCTGGTGAAGATCTTGCCCGTCATGGTGACCCTGGTGCCCTACTGGATGGTCTACTTCCAG ATGCAGTCCACCTATGTCCTGCAGGGTCTTCACCTCCACATCCCAAACATTTTCCCAGCCAACCCGTCCAACATCTCCATGGCCCTGAGAGCCCAGGGCAGCAGCTATACG ATCCCGGAAGCCTGGCTCCTCCTGGCCAACGTCGTGGTGGTGCTGATTCTGGTCCCTCTGAAGGACCGCTTGATCGACCCTTTACTGCTGCGGTGCAAGCTGCTTCCGTCTGCTCTGCAGAAGATGGCTCTGGGGATGTTCTTTGGTTTTACCTCCGTCATTGTGGCAG GAGTCCTGGAGATGGAGCGCTTACACTACATCCACCACAACCAAACCGTGTCCCAGCAGATTGGGGAGGTCCTGTACAACGCGGCACCACTGTCCATCTGGTGGCAGATCCCTCAGTACCTGCTCATTGGGATCAGCGAGATTTTTGCCAGCATCCCAG GCCTGGAGTTTGCCTACTCAGAGGCCCCACGCTCCATGCAAGGTGCCATCATGGGCATCTTCTTCTGCCTGTCGGGGGTGGGCTCACTGTTGGGCTCCAGCCTCGTGGCACTGCTGTCCTTGCCTGGGGGCTGGCTGCACTGCCCTGAGGACTTCG GGAACATCAACAATTGCCGGATGGACCTCTACTTCTTCCTGCTGGCTGGCATTCAGGCTGTCACGGCTCTCCTATTTGTCTGGATCGCTGGACGCTATGAGAGGGTGTCCCAGGGCCCAGCCTCCCACAGCTGTTTCAGCAGGGACAGGGGCTGA
- the TMEM132A gene encoding transmembrane protein 132A, with protein sequence MCALMAGRAAAAPRGPYGPLLCLLVALAVDVVRVDCGQAPLDPVYLPAALELLDAPEYFRVQQVGHYPPANSSLSSRSETFLLLQPWPRAQPLLRASYPPFATQQVVPPRVTEHHQRPVPWDVRAVSVEAAVTPAEPHARVLFHLKGQDWPPGSGSLPCARLHATHPAGTAHQACRFQPSLGACVVELQLPSHWFSQASTTRAELAYTLEPAAEGPGGCGSGEENDPGEQALPVGGVELRPADPPQYQEVPLDEAVTLRVPDVPVRPGQLFSATLLLRHNFTASLLTLRIKVKKGLHVTAARPAQPTLWTAKLDRFKGSKHHTTLITCHRAGLTEPDSSPLELFEFLWVDFVVENSTGGGVAVTRPVTWQLEYPGQAPEAEKDKMVWEILVSERDIRALIPLAKAEELVNTAPLTGVPQHVPVRLVTVDGGGALVEVTEHVGCESANTQVLQVSEACDAVFVAGKESRGARGVRVDFWWRRLRASLRLTVWAPLLPLRIELTDTTLEQVRGWRVPSPAEGPAEPATEAADEIERRARGCHLQYQRAGVRFLAPFAAHPLDGGRRLTHLLGPNWLLDVSHLVAPHARVLDPRVASLEGGRVLVGREPGVTSIEVRSPLSDSILGEQALAVTDDKVSVLELRVQAVTGISLTLSRGTAHPGEVTATCWAQSALPAPKQEVALSLWLSFSDHTVAPAELYDRRDLGLSVSAEEPGAILPAEEQGAQLGVVVSGAGAEGLPLHVALHPPEPCRRGRHRVPLASGTAWLGLPPASTPAPALPSSPAWSPPATEATMGGERQAAGSVGDNIGVRGKFERAEEEARKEDTKAREEEEEEEEEMVPAPQRVTDLELGMYALLGIFCVAIFVFLVNGVVFVLRYQRKEPPDSATDPTSPQPHNWVWLGTDQEELSRQLDRQSPGLPKGEGGCPCESGGGGEAPTLAPGPPGGTTSSLSTLARKEAGGRRKRVEFVTFAPAPPAQPPEEPVGAPAVQSILVAGEEDIRWVCEDMGLKDPEELRNYMERIRGSS encoded by the exons ATGTGCGCGCTGATGGCCGGGCGCGCGGCAGCGGCCCCCCGGGGGCCCTACGGCCCcttgctctgcctcctggtgGCCCTCGCCGTGGACGTCGTGAGAG TGGACTGTGGCCAGGCTCCCCTGGACCCTGTCTACCTGCCGGCAGCCCTGGAGCTCCTAGACGCCCCTGAGTACTTCCGTGTGCAGCAGGTGGGCCACTACCCACCTGCCAACTCCTCTCTGAGCTCCCGATCTGAGACTTTTCTGCTCCTGCAGCCCTGGCCCAGGGCCCAGCCACTTCTCCGGGCCTCCTACCCGCCTTTTGCCACTCAGCAG GTGGTCCCTCCTCGAGTCACTGAGCACCATCAACGGCCAGTCCCGTGGGACGTGCGGGCCGTGTCAGTGGAAGCGGCTGTGACTCCAGCGGAGCCCCACGCCCGGGTTCTCTTCCACCTCAAAGGGCAGGATTGGCCACCAGGGTCTGGCAGCCTGCCCTGTGCCCGGCTCCATGCCACACACCCTGCAGGCACTGCTCACCAAGCCTGCCGCTTCCAG CCATCCCTGGGCGCCTGCGTGGTGGAGCTGCAGCTTCCCTCGCACTGGTTCTCCCAGGCCTCCACCACACGGGCCGAGCTGGCCTACACGCTTGAGCCTGCGGCCGAGGGCCCCGGGGGCTGTGGCTCCGGTGAGGAGAACGACCCGGGGGAGCAGGCCCTCCCAGTGGGGGGTGTGGAGCTGCGCCCAGCAGACCCCCCGCAGTACCAGGAGGTACCTCTGGACGAGGCTGTGACTCTGCGGGTGCCTGACGTGCCAGTGCGGCCTGGCCAGCTCTTTAGTGCTACCCTCCTGCTTCGGCACAACTTCACAGCCAGCCTCCTGACCCTGCG GATCAAGGTGAAGAAGGGGCTGCATGTGACAGCCGcccgcccagcccagcccacacTGTGGACTGCCAAGCTGGACCGCTTCAAGGGTTCCAAGCACCACACCACCCTCATCACCTGCCACCGTGCTGGGCTCACAGAGCCAGATTCCAG TCCCCTTGAACTGTTTGAGTTCCTGTGGGTGGACTTCGTGGTGGAGAATAGCACTGGTGGGGGCGTAGCGGTCACTCGCCCCGTCACGTGGCAGCTGGAGTACCCCGGCCAGGCCCCTGAAGCAGAGAAGGACAAAATGGTGTGGGAAATCCTGGTGTCAGAGCGAGACATCAGAGCCCTTATCCCACTGGCCAAG GCTGAGGAGCTGGTGAATACAGCACCACTGACTGGAGTGCCCCAGCATGTCCCCGTGCGCCTTGTCACTGTGGACGGCGGGGGGGCCTTGGTGGAGGTGACAGAGCATGTCGGCTGCGAGTCGGCCAACACGCAGGTCCTGCAG GTGTCTGAGGCCTGTGATGCCGTGTTCGTGGCTGGCAAGGAGAGCCGGGGCGCTCGGGGGGTGCGGGTGGACTTCTGGTGGCGCCGGCTCCGTGCCTCACTGCGGCTGACAGTGTGGGCCCCACTGCTACCACTGCGCATCGAGCTCACCGACACCACCCTGGAGCAGGTCCGCGGCTGGAGGGTACCTAGCCCTGCCGAAGG GCCTGCGGAACCCGCCACAGAGGCGGCAGATGAGATCGAGCGGCGCGCCCGTGGCTGCCACCTGCAGTACCAGCGCGCCGGTGTGCGCTTCCTCGCCCCCTTTGCTGCCCACCCGCTGGACGGCGGCCGCCGCCTCACGCACCTGCTCGGCCCCAACTGGCTGCTGGACGTGTCCCACCTTGTGGCGCCACATGCCCGCGTGCTGGACCCGCGTGTAGCCTCGCTGGAGGGCGGCCGCGTCCTGGTGGGCCGGGAGCCCGGTGTCACCTCCATTGAG GTGCGTTCCCCGCTGTCTGACTCCATCCTGGGGGAGCAGGCCCTGGCTGTGACGGACGACAAGGTCTCAGTGCTGGAACTGAGGGTGCAGGCAGTGACGGGCATCTCGCTGACCTTGAGCCGGGGCACTGCCCACCCCGGGGAGGTCACAGCCACATGCTGGGCACAGTCAGCCCTTCCCGCCCCAAAGCAG GAGGTGGCCCTCTCCCTGTGGCTGTCCTTCTCTGATCACACTGTGGCCCCGGCTGAGCTCTATGACCGCCGTGACCTGGGACTGTCCGTCTCAGCCGAGGAGCCTGGTGCCATCCTGCCAGCTGAGGAGCAGGGCGCCCAGCTCGGGGTGGTGGTGAGTGGGGCAGGCGCCGAGGGGCTGCCGCTGCATGTGGCTCTGCACCCGCCCGAGCCCTGCCGCCGGGGCCGCCACCGAGTGCCTCTGGCCTCTGGCACCGCCTGGCTGGGGCTGCCCCCTGCCTCCactccagcccctgccctcccATCCAGCCCTGCTTGGAGCCCACCAGCCACAGAAGCCACCATGGGTGGTGAACGGCAGGCGGCAGGCAGTGTCGGGGACAATATTGGTGTGAGGGGCAAGTTTGAGCGGGCAGAGGAGGAGGCCAGGAAGGAGGACACCAaagccagggaggaggaggaggaagaggaggaggagatggtcCCTGCCCCTCAGCGTGTCACCGACCTAGAGCTGGGCATGTACGCCCTGCTGGGAATCTTCTGCGTGGCCATCTTCGTCTTCTTGGTCAATGGTGTGGTCTTCGTCCTGCGCTATCAGCGCAAAGAGCCTCCCGACAGTGCCACTGACCCCACCTCCCCCCAGCCCCACAACTGGGTCTGGCTGGGCACTGACCAGGAGGAACTGAGCCGCCAGCTGGACCGGCAGTCCCCTGGCCTGCCCAAGGGGGAGGGGGGCTGCCCCTGTGAgagtgggggaggaggggaggcccCTACCCTGGCCCCTGGCCCTCCTGGGGGCACCACCAGCTCCTTAAGCACCCTGGCCCGAAAGGAGGCTGGGGGGCGGCGGAAGCGAGTAGAGTTCGTGACATTTGCGCCAGCCCCTCCAGCCCAGCCACCTGAGGAGCCTGTAGGGGCCCCTGCTGTGCAGTCCATCCTTGTGGCAGGCGAGGAGGACATCCGCTGGGTGTGTGAGGACATGGGGCTGAAGGACCCTGAGGAGCTTCGCAACTACATGGAGAGGATCCGGGGCAGCTCCTGA